The following coding sequences lie in one Heliangelus exortis chromosome 6, bHelExo1.hap1, whole genome shotgun sequence genomic window:
- the LYPD6 gene encoding ly6/PLAUR domain-containing protein 6, with protein MAPQPTPARVLLLALLATCLPAGWPRDFTVKDIVYLHPSTTPYPQGFKCFTCERAADNYECNRWAPDVYCPRGNTSPLLLFH; from the exons ATGGCCCCGCAGCCCACGCCAGCCCGGGTGCTGTTGCTGGCCCTGTTGGCCACCTGCCTGCCAGCTGGGTGGCCCAGGGACTTCACCGTGAAGGACATTGTCTACCTCCACCCTTCCA CCACCCCGTACCCACAGGGCTTCAAGTGCTTCACCTGCGAGAGGGCAGCGGATAACTACGAGTGCAACCGCTGGGCTCCGGATGTCTATTGCCCAAGAGGTAACACCAGCCCCCTGCTCCTCTTCCactga